One window of the Roseovarius sp. THAF9 genome contains the following:
- a CDS encoding tetratricopeptide repeat protein, whose amino-acid sequence MLKRMMSLGAVLVVFLFLAACDSAEKRAEKHFEKGLALLAEGDVDRALVEFRNVFKLNETHTGAQLAYAEAQERRGHVEEAYAQYLRLIEQDPEHLASRRALARLATDLRDWDEAARHLAIAERLAPSDPLLLSLRAGLDYRSALLAENRTETAAAVDRASALLAGDPTLTIARQVVISNLIRNRDWPAALTAIDNGLEQADNFELFRQRLGVLEELGRESDVIAQLEALVARYPDQGLHKVLIARHISQGRINAAEAYLRYRLENAETADLHDTTTDLIAFLRTYAGPSVAIDEIDRLLQDPPLDPRLLQAARAELAFETGKHSAAITGMQKILQDAEPSDRTNSIKVTLAEMQFVTGAIGSAKTLVEEVLAADPGQIDALKIKAEWLIEEDRPAEAIIQLRTALDFAPRDADTMSLMAAAYERAGDADLMGNMLSLAFEASLFSPEESLRYARYLMGGDKLLAAEEVLLSALRMQPGHLNLLATLGDLYVRMEDWARSAHVISTLKKQEGETAQNFAHELTARSLAARNRAQELEDFLLGLAEDGATLKAAPAIVRLRLTEGDTAGALRYANDLLAKDPDNPTLQYLRAVSLIESGQLDEAINALEGILAGIPKAEAVWLTLYKLHRRQGDADAASSVLARSLEALPASTKLNWAAAGEAEEQGDVDRAIAIYKDLYATDSTSVVIANNLASLLANHHSDRVSLERAFAIASRLRGTEVPQFQDTYGWISHKLGNDAEALEYLEDAAGALVSDPEVQYHLAEVYLSLGQKKEALHQYRKASELLRNERRSRPFTENLEVQLERLNMELN is encoded by the coding sequence ATGCTCAAGCGCATGATGTCCCTCGGGGCGGTGCTGGTAGTGTTCCTTTTTCTCGCAGCCTGCGACTCGGCCGAAAAGCGGGCTGAAAAGCATTTTGAGAAAGGGCTGGCTCTTCTTGCAGAAGGGGACGTGGACAGAGCCCTTGTCGAGTTCCGAAACGTCTTCAAGCTCAACGAGACGCATACTGGCGCGCAGCTTGCCTATGCCGAAGCGCAGGAGCGCCGGGGCCATGTCGAAGAAGCCTATGCGCAGTACCTCCGTCTGATCGAACAGGACCCCGAGCATCTTGCCAGTCGTCGTGCACTAGCCCGCTTGGCAACAGATCTCCGCGATTGGGATGAAGCGGCGCGTCATCTCGCGATTGCCGAAAGACTGGCTCCGTCCGATCCGCTGCTACTCTCGCTGCGGGCAGGTCTCGATTACCGTAGTGCTCTGCTCGCAGAAAACCGCACAGAGACCGCGGCTGCGGTCGATCGCGCGAGTGCTTTGCTGGCCGGTGATCCAACACTGACAATTGCGCGTCAGGTCGTCATCAGCAACCTTATCCGAAATAGGGACTGGCCTGCGGCCCTGACTGCTATCGACAATGGCCTAGAGCAGGCAGACAATTTCGAACTTTTCCGGCAACGCCTGGGCGTGCTTGAAGAGCTGGGGCGCGAGAGCGACGTGATCGCCCAACTGGAGGCCTTGGTCGCGCGGTATCCCGACCAAGGCCTGCATAAGGTTCTCATCGCGCGCCACATCTCTCAGGGCCGGATTAACGCCGCCGAAGCTTATCTTCGATATCGCCTCGAGAACGCGGAGACGGCGGACCTGCACGACACGACGACCGACCTTATCGCCTTCCTGAGAACATATGCCGGTCCATCAGTAGCGATCGACGAAATCGACAGGCTTCTTCAGGATCCGCCACTGGACCCGCGGCTACTGCAGGCTGCGCGAGCGGAACTGGCTTTTGAAACCGGCAAGCATTCGGCGGCCATAACCGGAATGCAGAAAATCCTACAAGATGCCGAACCATCTGACAGGACCAACAGCATCAAGGTTACGCTGGCGGAAATGCAATTCGTAACAGGTGCCATCGGTAGCGCTAAAACGCTTGTGGAGGAGGTACTGGCTGCTGATCCGGGTCAAATCGATGCACTCAAAATCAAGGCCGAGTGGCTTATTGAGGAAGACCGTCCTGCCGAGGCGATCATTCAACTCCGCACGGCGCTGGATTTCGCACCGCGCGACGCCGACACCATGTCTCTCATGGCTGCCGCATATGAACGCGCCGGCGATGCGGATTTAATGGGTAACATGCTGTCTCTTGCCTTCGAAGCGTCGCTCTTCTCCCCCGAAGAGAGCTTGCGCTATGCAAGGTATCTAATGGGCGGCGACAAACTATTGGCAGCCGAGGAGGTACTGTTGTCTGCCCTCCGTATGCAGCCTGGACATCTGAACCTTCTCGCCACACTGGGGGACCTTTACGTGCGCATGGAGGACTGGGCTCGGAGTGCGCATGTCATCTCGACACTGAAAAAACAGGAAGGCGAGACGGCACAGAACTTTGCCCACGAACTGACTGCAAGAAGCCTCGCCGCGCGCAACCGGGCCCAAGAGCTCGAGGATTTCCTGCTGGGGCTTGCCGAAGACGGCGCGACGCTCAAGGCCGCGCCCGCGATCGTTCGTCTGCGACTGACCGAAGGCGACACTGCTGGCGCGCTGCGATACGCAAATGACCTTCTGGCAAAGGATCCTGACAACCCGACCCTGCAATATCTGCGTGCTGTCAGCCTGATCGAAAGCGGGCAATTGGATGAAGCGATCAACGCACTAGAAGGGATCCTTGCGGGCATTCCGAAGGCCGAGGCGGTCTGGCTTACGCTCTACAAGCTGCACCGCCGACAGGGTGACGCCGATGCTGCGTCATCTGTGCTGGCCCGGTCGCTCGAGGCGCTCCCCGCCAGCACCAAGCTCAACTGGGCCGCCGCTGGAGAAGCCGAGGAGCAAGGCGACGTCGACCGGGCGATCGCTATCTACAAGGATCTGTATGCCACCGACAGCACCTCCGTGGTGATCGCCAACAACCTTGCCAGCCTCTTGGCCAACCACCACAGCGACAGGGTGAGCCTGGAACGTGCCTTTGCTATCGCGAGCCGGTTGCGCGGCACGGAGGTACCTCAGTTTCAGGACACTTATGGATGGATCTCCCATAAGCTTGGCAACGACGCTGAGGCACTCGAGTACCTTGAAGACGCCGCCGGAGCTTTGGTTTCAGATCCAGAAGTGCAGTATCATTTGGCCGAGGTCTATTTGTCCCTCGGACAAAAGAAAGAAGCTCTTCACCAATACAGGAAAGCATCCGAGCTTCTGCGGAATGAACGACGCAGCAGACCTTTCACAGAAAACCTCGAAGTACAGCTTGAACGGCTGAACATGGAGCTCAACTGA